One stretch of Miscanthus floridulus cultivar M001 chromosome 18, ASM1932011v1, whole genome shotgun sequence DNA includes these proteins:
- the LOC136522744 gene encoding protein DMP4-like: MKSSSVQTHMVDDDSSTHDKNLLMPPLPHGASGSTKAPAPLVDKTLCCACDIIKLLPTGTVMAFHALAPSFSNHGVCGTASRYLTLTLIGACAASCLLLSFTDSLVGHDGRLYYGMATPRGFYPFNFDGTCDEQRRRFANIPRMKIKALDFVHALVSAVLFVVVALGNAGIQSCLFPDIRPDAREVLMNLPVGLGFLSSMVFMIFPTTRKSIGYTDLMPHQQEQDGKRSNNNAV, translated from the coding sequence ATGAAATCAAGCTCCGTCCAAACTCACATGGTCGACGACGACTCGTCTACCCACGACAAGAACCTGCTGATGCCGCCACTTCCACATGGCGCCAGCGGTAGCACCAAGGCACCTGCCCCGTTGGTCGACAAAACCCTGTGCTGCGCCTGCGACATCATCAAGCTCCTGCCGACCGGCACTGTCATGGCCTTCCATGCGCTGGCGCCGTCCTTCAGCAACCACGGCGTATGCGGCACTGCCAGCCGGTACCTTACCCTCACACTCATCGGCGCTTGCGCTGCCTCCTGCTTGCTGCTCTCCTTCACCGACAGCCTGGTGGGCCACGACGGCCGGCTCTACTATGGCATGGCCACGCCGCGGGGCTTCTACCCGTTCAACTTCGACGGCACATGCGACGAGCAGAGGCGCAGATTCGCCAACATCCCCAGGATGAAGATCAAGGCGCTGGACTTCGTGCACGCGCTTGTCTCCGCGGTCCTGTTCGTCGTCGTGGCCCTCGGCAACGCCGGCATACAGAGCTGCCTGTTCCCGGACATCAGGCCGGACGCCAGGGAAGTGCTCATGAACCTTCCGGTGGGACTAGGGTTCCTGTCCAGCATGGTGTTCATGATCTTCCCGACAACCAGGAAGAGCATCGGGTACACAGACTTGATGCCTCATCAACAAGAACAAGATGGGAAACGAAGCAATAATAATGCCgtataa
- the LOC136523946 gene encoding uncharacterized protein, translated as MPPFAEAGLVSGPPRKKEAKAQTAQPRPDRRDRYKMRIRVSCPNRPERPQTLTLSLSAARLPPSSHGVAPSLPRSTLPLSCISAVLPSLPCALSPPSTLSPSLPCQRSRSSSRQLCGPPLPAARYTSPPGGDPPSLSLKRTSDDVARSSSVSSSGGADLGEELLPFPQASLVARIRAGQRRSRAWRCRSRVGRSRPVVAREVAHTRGGSTMAATDLRGGDTGADAAAAGAR; from the coding sequence ATGCCTCCATTTGCGGAGGCGGGCCTTGTAAGTGGCCCACCTCGGAAAAAAGAGGCCAAGGCCCAGACGGCCCAACCGAGGCCCGATAGACGTGACAGGTATAAAATGCgcattagggtttcctgtcccaACAGGCCAGAGCGCCCCCAAaccctcactctctctctctcagcggCGCGCCTCCCTCCCTCGTCGCATGGCgtggctccctctctccctcgctccactctccctctctcttgcaTCTCGGCGGTGCTACCCTCCCTACCGTGCGCCCTCTCccctccctccactctctctccctccctcccttgtcAACGCTCGCGCTCGAGCAGCAGGCAGCTCTGCGGTCCTCCCCTCCCGGCGGCGCGCTACACCTCCCCTCCCGGCGGcgatcctccctccctctccctcaagcGCACCTCCGACGACGTGGCGAGGAGCTCCTCCGTCTCCTCTTCCGGCGGTGCGGATCTGGGCGAGGAGCTCCTCCCTTTCCCTCAAGCTTCTCTGGTGGCGCGGATCCGGGCGGGGCAACGCAGATCAAGGGCGTGGCGGTGCAGATCCAGGGTTGGGCGGTCCCGACCTGTGGTGGCGCGCGAGGTCGCCCACACCCGCGGTGGATCTACTATGGCGGCGACGGATCTGCGTGGTGGGGATACTGGTGCGGACGCGGCGGCTGCGGGCGCGCGGTGA